A stretch of DNA from Xyrauchen texanus isolate HMW12.3.18 chromosome 36, RBS_HiC_50CHRs, whole genome shotgun sequence:
GATTTCATGTTTGTCCATCAACTCTGTGTATGGTACAGCTGCATTTTTCCCAAGGTTGCTGACAGACTTGCTGTCTGATACACATACAATCTCCCGTGAAGCATGTATCTTACAGGCTTTTGTCATTTTCTCGTATGCAGCAAATGAGAATACAATATTAATGTTAATGGCATTTGACAGATTTGTTGCAATCAGTAAACCTTTACAATACCACAACATAATAACTCCAAGGGTTCTAACTGTTTTATTAGTTATAAGCTTAGTTTATTCAATGGTTTCCATTGGTACTAGTGCTCTTTTAACTGCCAGATTGACAATGTGTGGTAACAGATTGTTTAAGGTGTACTGCCACAACTATGAAATGGTCAAGCTCTCTTGTACGAAcactattattaataatgttatgGGCTTTTTCATACTGATAACAACTGTTGTCATccctttaagttttatattatattcttaTGTGAAAATTCTTAGAATTTGTCAAAGGAGCTCAGCACATTTCAAGAGCAAAGCTTATGAAA
This window harbors:
- the LOC127629712 gene encoding putative gustatory receptor clone PTE03 is translated as MENGTYFYFILFENIGYKRYFLFCLGFILYCAIIFFNALIFLTICLERTLHMPMYVLISCLSINSVYGTAAFFPRLLTDLLSDTHTISREACILQAFVIFSYAANENTILMLMAFDRFVAISKPLQYHNIITPRVLTVLLVISLVYSMVSIGTSALLTARLTMCGNRLFKVYCHNYEMVKLSCTNTIINNVMGFFILITTVVIPLSFILYSYVKILRICQRSSAHFKSKAYETCVPHIVILLNFSIAIVSEVTLSRIVNVELPIALSIVISLVFLIVPPILNPIVYALNLPDIRKNILRLTHQVDVFLIICSGNKC